From the genome of Solanum dulcamara chromosome 12, daSolDulc1.2, whole genome shotgun sequence:
TACGTAAAGAAGAATTCAATCAAGATAGAATTCTAATCAAAGTATCAATGTTTAAACAATTGATTTTATTATAAcactaatttatatatttgttaatataataatatatgatgTTTTTAGTATTATAagcatatatatgaattgtataGACAATTATATActtcgatatatatatatatatatatatattattttattattactattatttatttatttatagatattggatatttttatcaaatattaaaaaataataaaaatgaatatcacatataataatatcaattttttaattttaatataatatttgatatcTACGATACCACATCCACTCCTAATCCAATACATAGCATCCTTTAATTAGATTCAGAAAACTCTTTTTCAAAACCctgaaaaaaaattagaaaaaaataattgtaatcTTTATAATTGTGGTTACAATCCAATTCTTTGGTTGTGGATTAGGAagtgaattatttatatattaaaatcaaTACAACTTGTACTTTGTTTGGCAGCATTGTATAATTTTATGCATTAAATTCAGCACATTAATTACGTTGTTTGATTATCAATTTATAATCTCATATAACTAATCttaatatatgaataattaaattCTATAGAACTTTAACTAGCAACCAAACTATCCCTAAAGACGTGACTCTTTTGGCTTATTAATCGGCTAATAAAGTTAATTGTGaatttcaattaaattaaaaacaTATATGGGTCGATCAACTATTGAATAATAAAGACATGTATGAGTTAAACTATTAATTCGGGCATATTTACTTAATTTTGAATACCTTTTAAAGACATATTTAAACCTTttctattcaaattaatttttaatgcatatttttaaatcaaactgTGTCAAAAGTATTGAGTTAGGTTAAGCTTGCAACACAAAGGTAAAAGGTTGCATTTGCCTGtgacaataaaatatataataactcCTTGTACATCCAAACAGAATAATAACCGATTTGAAATGAGAATCAAAGTTTTTAATTTTACATAAATTTGGATATCAATTCTTTAAGATAATGTGGTATAAAATGTGATCTATAAAagcaaaatcaaaatttaagatTTATGAGTTTGAGATCTAAATTTTTCTAGTTTATTGAGTTTGAATttatttaatgaatattttaaaataaatataaaatttgaactaAAAGTTATTGAATTCAGGTAAGCCATAACCGAAGTTCTAGCTTTAATTTATGATCGATGGAGTATTTTTTTGATAACAATTTTTCTGTAATAAATTAGACTACGATGTATACAAGTTTGTATCTTTGTTGTGTGGAGTTAGATTTAAATGTGTTTTCCTACTACCTAATAAAATATGTTAGTGAATAGGTTTAGTTTGTCTCTAGTTCCCTCTTCAGCATAATAATATGTGCCAAATGTGATTAAACTGTTCACATCGACATCCATTAATgttgccaaaaaagaaaaataaaaacatgcACAATAAGAAAGTGAAATAGTTAGATTTCTAACAttaatattatcattttattcaCCATATAATCAGTGGCGGAGCTAGAATTTTTACTAAgagggttcaaaatctgaagtaGACACACAAATTAATCGAAGAAGATTCggcatctactatatatatatatatataaatattttaatcatgtataaatagtataattttcagTCAAAGAGAGTTTGGATGAACCCTTTGACCATAAGATGACTCCACCACTGCATATAATACTCGAgttcataatcaaataatatttacagacatttaattaattttttactatatatatatatatagagagagaattaCAACAAGTCATTGAATTCACATAAACCCATAATCGGACCATTACATCCAACCATGAACTGATTTACTAGGTgtatataattactttttggtgCTATTGTATAGTCCTAGTTTGATTGTAATTTGTACGTTAATTGTCGTATGCATATGTAAATAGTATCTAAAATACCTGGCATTATGATTCTTGAATAGTGATGGAGCACGTTTCAGCCCACTTGCCTggattgtattgtattgtatttatACGTTATATGGAAATAATAATGCAAAGGAACatgaaaacaaacaaacaaaaaaagccTCAATAAAACACACTGCCAAAAATGCACTCATTGAGGTTCATGCAAAGGTATGAAGCATGAAATCCCCAAAAAAACAATTTAACAACTCAACGTATTAAACAAGGAAGAGTTATATATTTGGCTGTTCCCCATAAATAATTACAACGCACCCTAGCtagttataatatatatattctactAATTaagtataaaatatgtatatgattacgtTATAATATTATGTCTGGTATGTTGGATCTATATCTTATGAGATGTAATTGGCTCCTTTCGTTTCGAagatattgttttttttttatgtataatagaTTATAAAATACTATTCCATTCTGTGTAATTGCAGTTGGAATATCCAAGACTGGTAGATTTGAATTAATTTAACCATTTCTAACTTTAAATTTTGGAATTCGTATAGGTCTTAGAATTGTTTTCTcaacaatgagtgaaggatctctTGTATCATTGAAACTGCTATGTAACGTTGAAGAAGATAGAAAATTATTAGAAATTACTTCCCTTTGAGAAGACATgcttgtttatatatatatatgcaatcaAACTTTTTTATAATAGCGTAGTTTGATCGAATATCTTTTTTTGATTACTATAGTAAAATATTGTTATATAAAACATAGTATGAAAAACAATTTCAAAGAAAGCTCGGCCATCAAAGTGAaatgttattataaaaaaaattgattgttaTTATCACAAAGAGATGTAACTCTAGGTGATGCAAATTTAAAGATAAAATTGATTTTGTATGCATTTCACATGGGTTGGGCTGTGAATACATCAGTTGTTTCAGAATAAGATTGCACTATTAAAATGAGAATCTTAGTCGTTTTCCATACAcagagaaaatgaaaaaattaaatgagATCCTATCTGTTTCTGTTCAATGTATTAATGACATATATACATGACCTAGCAAGTACCTACTATATAGCAGAGCTTTCAGGACTTGAACTGACAAGATGGCCGTATGAATTTGcctattatattatttaatacaAACACGTTTAATTACCGCTCGTGTGATTCATTAGTCATTAGAGTACTACGTGTAATACTTCATATCAGAATTACCTCACAATATCCGAGACACGAGGAATTGCTTACGTGGTAAACATCTTTCATCTCCAATCTTAATCACCAAAGAAACAAAAGGTCGAAACTCCTACGAAGAggaaataaccaaaaaaaaaacttattgcaTAATTTACGACATACTAAATAAACTACTTTTACTAATTACTTCACAAGATAGAAGTTGTAGTAACTTGGATAGCATGGTTGTACACACATATCATAGACGTAAAAGTTAGTCTATTTACTTCTTTTGGACAATCTTCACCTATGAGCTACTTAGAATTCTTTAGTTGAATCGGACCtaaaagaatattatttttttccaagaaAATATTTCTATGAACATATTTCCCATCACACCAAACAAACCCAaaggttaatttttttttggttccaAGCATGGGCGGAGCTACCCTTGCCTGAAGGGTGTCAAGCGACACTCCTTCATcgaaaaattacattgtataaATAGATCAAAATTTggtttaataaatatatacccAAATATTGACACCTCTTAACACAGTTGAAGGTTTAGTGTAGTGGCTAAGAGATTGCAAAAGTTGTTTGAGGTTGTGTGTTCTATCTCTGCTAATACAATGGCGCCTTAAATTAGCTGCATGCTTGCAGATTTTAAACATTTGAGTTACTGATCATCTCTTGAGAAAATTTCTGTCAAGTGTGTACATTTATAGACTCCATGCAGTGGCACAGAGAGACTGCAGTAAGGCATGATAGGTTACTTTCAATCACCATGGAGACTAGGTTGAAGCACCTAACTATTAGCATTCTTAAATTGGGTCACTAGTGCAAGCAATAATAATGCAGATACCAAATCACTGCATTGATACTGAGACAAGTTACGCatcttttattatttgatttgattgtacTCCACCTTCACATGCGGGCCTATTTGATCTCGGAATTCTatttgctctgataccatgttgaaGTGTGTAATCATTTTATCTAAAAGCTTAAACTGTTAGAGAAAgcacatttttattatttaattgtattCTCAACCGTTGACAATTCAGAAAAAGGAACCTATTAAACAAGATACACAAAGTGTGTCTCAGAAACAATTCTTATCTCCATCCAATTTGACTGTAAATAAAATCGGATCAGTCTTACTATCATACAACATACCCACTGTGATCCACAAGGGTAAGTTTTGCTATCATATTAGGATGAATTTACATTTTACACTGAATCCGCGAGTATGATTATCTAAAGTTATACAGTCAAATTCTGTACTTttgttattatctttctattactttttgtactttgattactctattgtATCtatgtcgctttcgttatttgctttcctataacgctttgaacttcttagccttatctgacctctttttatgattcttttgagccgagggtctctcgaaaacagtcGTCTTACCtaggtaggagtaaggtctgcgtacactttaccctctccagacctcacgttgtgagatttcactgggttgttgctGTTGTATACAGTCAAATTCTGTCAATAAAAAGTGGGTTGTTAGATATTACTGATAAGTAATCTAAAATGTCTTCTTTACTCATCTTAGAAAATCTTGAAGTTGGTTGACTGATTGTTTTGGAATAGTAAGTCtattcatttgtatcttatccAAGGCCCTGGATAGAGAATAGACTTGTCTTGTATGTCAATTATACTTTATACAAAGCATTTTTCCCTTCAATGGACCCAACTAATAATGAAGGATATATAATGACCTTACTTGTGTGAGGAACTCATGGAGCTGGGATATCATTTGTGTACAAattgtgtcacaacccaacGAACCTGTTCAAGAGAATTCAGCAAAAAGCAAGCTGGCGTTATTCTTCTAGACAAAATCAATGCAATGAGGACATGAATGTTTTCTCGTTGATAATTGGTGAATCAAATCAATACTTACAATGTTATTATGAGGATCTCTCCAATAAAATCCTTGAATAAGAATCACAGCTATATTTGATGTTATGAGAATAAAGATACTAAGAGAATGCTTTCCCATCCACTCTAAAACGAACATCAAGCGCCTCCAACCATAAATATCCACCTAAATTTCATAAGATTCGCAGGATTGTCAACTTTTTAAATCAGAGTGAAAGAGACAAGTGATGATTATATTAAACAAAAGAAACATGCAAGAGGACTTGTATTTTCAAACTAACCAATAGATATAACAAACAGAATGTGATTCCAGAAACAGCTGAGGTTACCAGCATATAACTTATCGTGTACAATGATTTGTTTAATGGCATGCCTGAAAGGAAAAGAACACAAATCTTACAATTTAGTGGTTGCTAGAAGCAACTTTGTCTTGAATCAAATTGAAAACTTGTTAGTTACTCCAGTTGATTATGCATTACTATCTAAAAGTAAGAAAAGACGTACCTACGAAATCAAGGAACAAACCAACTGCAAGAAGTGAAAGCGAGAGGATGGACCAACTGTATAGCCGTCCTTTATGATCCTGAACAGTCATAAGTTACATCTATCAATGATATGTTGTATTGTAATAATCTGGCGCTAACGCTAATTTATTAATGCTAAAGTTATATGCCAATACCACGATGCTAATTTACTTTTATGGAAAGATTAGATATATAGGAAAGCTCTTTTTGGGAAACCACCATTTATACAGTTCAATTCATATCAATGATGAAGCCATCTAATCGAGACAAAAACAAAATAGAAAACTATTGGATTGCTTGAGACCTGAAAGCATTCCTTCGACTTCTCCTGAAATAAAAACATTTCCTAACATTTCCAAGACTCAGGATAAAAATAGAACACCTAACAGAGGTAAATCAGTCAGCTAATGATACCCCATGGCTCACCTGAAATTGGACAAGTATGTGACCATACTGGAGTCCAATGATGGATGTAGCAGCAGCTGTTAGTGAACTGCAAAAAGATTACCAAAAGCAGAAGTTGTTAAACAACAAACTAGAGAAAATAAGTGAATTAGAAACTTGACATTACCAAATAATAAGTACATTTCATAGGAGAATTCGAGGTGAAGAATAATGAGAGATTTGTTACCTTACAATGCCTTCAGGATCAAAAGAGGCATGACACCAAGGCGGCATACTTTCAGTAACTCCGTCACTGTTGGATCCATTGCATTCCTGTGAAAGATTAATATTTGTCATCACTCATGAAGGGGCTATCTGTGAGGTCTGGACATAGCGTGTCAGCAGTGCAGTTCAGTATAAAGTTACCTTCATATTTCTATATACAGGTTTCGCATAGAGGTGATCTATTCCAAGAATATAGCGATCAATCATTCCAGCAGAATTACATGCAGGTCCAAGATCTCCACTAACAGAACATTTTACCTGCTAGTAGCAACAAAATTTACCATCTTATATTACAAATATAAGATAACTGATAGCAAAAGTTCTCCAACTCGATCAATTAGGAATAGAACTGATCATACACAAAGCGGTAACAAGGGATCAGTCATTTTTAAGGTTCTATTGAATTAAAGTGATAATAAGCTTCTATTGGATAAGAATTAACCACAAAAGTTCTTGACTTTGAGCAAGCATTTTACATGTCAAATCAAAGGTAGAAAAATTAGTACTGATATCACTCAAAGCAGTAATGACTCATCACATTCTgttgaaacaacaacaacaacaacatacccagtgaaatcccacaagtggggtctggggagggtaggaagtacgcagaccttaccactacctcatgaagatagagagactgttttcgaaagactctcggctcaaaaTTCGCAGTcccaagtaagagagaaaaccaatatatatagcataaggGCAATAAAACGAAAAGCGATgtaaattttacaagacaagaacaataacgacatcaaagtaatgtgataaacaaaggcaataacaacacaactataaaggcaagcctagacctacgaccaccctAGACCGACACACGGCAAGACACCATTCTATctctactagccttctaccctaatccgcgacctccactcctttctaaggtcatgtcctcgatgataTGGAGTAGCGCCATATCTTGTCAAATCAcctctccaatactttttcgatCTATCCCTACCCCTCCAAATaacccccaaatccaaccgctCTCACCTTCTAACTGGGACATCGACACCTctcctctgcacatgcccaaaccatctcagtctcgcttttCTTATCTTGTCTGCCACATATACCACTCCCACCTTCTCAcaaataacctcattcctaatcttatcacttctagtgtgtccacacatccatctcagcatcctcatctccgcaacatgagagttctttactgaccagcactccactccatataacgatggtctaaccaccattctgtagaacttacctctaagtttaggtggtactttcttatcacaTAGGACTCCAGAgacaagcctccatttcatccatgctGTCCCAATGCGatgcgtgacatcatcatcgatgtccccactactctggatgatggatccaagatatttaaagctttctgtCTTGGGGATAGGTTGAGTGGCACGCCTCACTTCCATGTCCTATTCATCCATTAcaacactaaatttgcactccaagtattctatttTGGTCCTTCTCAATCTGAACCCTTTGGGCTCCAGAGTtcgtctccaaacctccaacctatcattaactctgttccgagtctcatcaatcaaaactatgtcgtccgcaaatagcatacaccatgaaacctcctcctgaatagaccgtgtcagctcatccatcaccaaggcaaaaagaaaaatgcTCAGCACAGATCCCTGATGTAGTCCCATCTCAACAGGAAAATACTTTGAGTCACCTCCCATCATCCTAACCCGAGTCTTGGATCCagcatacatgtcctttatcgccataatatacatcatcgcacctttagcctccagacaccTTCAGAGAACATCCCTCGGAAttttgtcataagccttttcaaggtcaatgaacaccatttGGAGaaccctttttctttctctaaatttctccaccagtctctgcataagatggattgcttcagTAGTCGACCACCCCAGCATGAATCCGAACTGATTCTCTGAGATTGACActtctctcctcaccctcatctccaccactctctcccaaatcttcatagtgtggtttagcaatttgatacccctgtaattttacagttttggatatcacccttgttcttgtactatggaaccatagtactccacctccattcatcGGGCATCTTAGCAgtcttcaaaataacattaaacaacttagtcaaccactccaaacctgccTTGTCAGTGCTCATTCtgttgaaaatattttgtattttaaaagtttttattATTGGCCAATATGTTACAGCTCATAACTTTGTGGCCAAGGATAAATCCAACATGGCTTTCCACGTGATGGCTTTGGCCTTGATATGGCCATCAATATATTGTGACTATGCAGTCATGTGGCCCATTCTTACTTCTCACTTTTATGTATTCCTTTCTGTTCATTTCAATAGCCTCACTACTATACTGCtcctaaattgaagagtttaCAGAGATCTTGAAGGATGATGAAGCAGTAGAATGAAGCACTTAATTCAGTAATCAAAAGTTCTTCTTTTTCAATTATCTTgctgatttttttaataatgataTTTTGTTGTTCCTGTTCCTCTTATAGAGAAGGCTTGTTTAATTCTGGAGAAACATTTCACATTGCTGAAATAGTTTCTTAGGACAGTGCCTAGCACGACTCAAGCATTGCTTGTACTCACTTGTCAATATAtaagttatattattgttgttataatACCCATATTCGCCAACACATTCATCATTAAGCTTCTGTAGAGTTCTTAACGTGTTGCTTGCAGCCACTCACATAGTCACATTGTTTATACTTTTTCAAATATAGTTCAGATTAAAGGGAATAGAAAGCAAACAGCTTCTAACCTCATAAATGGTGCTTCCTGTTGACTGTGACACACTGAATTGCCAGTCAGGGACATACAAACCATATAACAACCCACAATGTATAGCAGACAATAGAAACATGATACACCTACACATGAAGTAAAATGTTGTTAGGTAAAACTAGAGACAATGATAACCATAGAGGACAAGAAAAAACATTATATTAAAAGAAGATCGATAATAAGACTGCCAATATCATTGCAGTTGGACTCACTAGTTTTCCAATAAAAACACACAAATTTCTCCTGTTTTGCCTATTTAATCTACCTGTTAATAACCAATGAGCCCTAGTCCAAGTAGTTAGGTGGAGACCTTGTACCAACATGTCATGGGTTTGACTTCCACCAGAAACAAGCTAGATAATTATCTAATTTAAAGGGGATTAATGCCTACTTACGAGAAGTTGGTTTTTTCATAATTGTTAAATGAAGTTCACAGTATGCATAACGAGACACACTTATGGTTCCACTAAGGAAAAGAATCTGGCCAGGGACCAAGATTTTGCTTGGTACAATAAGAAATAGTTAAGGCTCTCGGTTTATCTGAATACGTTCCATTTATCAAAACGAAAAAGGAGATCAATGTTGTTAAGATATTTGAtctattttcttccttttcagtTTCCAAAGCAATACCTTCGTGATGCAGAAACAGAAGATATACGTAGTACTCCTAACAATTGcacaatcaaaagaaaaaaaaaatctaccaGAAAATCATGGATTGTCTTACCATTGCCAAATATAATTTCTGAAAAGGGCAACTCTTTTCATCTCTTGACATGGAAGCCATATCTCGCACAAAGCTGCTATAATATATCCAACAGCTATTCTCTgcataaatgaaaagaaatgtATAATATTCTGAACAAGTAATTGAAATGAACAGGTTACATGCATAAGTTCTTCATCTGCACCTAGCTATAAAGCTAGTGACTAGTAATACTTCTAGCAAGAAAATGAAAACTTCTAATAATAATCACGGAAACCAAGTTAGGATGCTACTCTTGAAGAATCAGCATCTATCACAGAAATAGCTAAATAGAAAGTCAATCCCTATAAGCACTTCACTGAAACTAAAAAGAACAACAACAGCAATACGCACAGACTAAACCAGAGGAACAAGGGGCACAAGTGAAAGCAGTCTTTAGAAGTCTAACTAAGAAAGAATAATGAACCACTTAGTAAGGATAAGAAACATAGCTTAAAAGCAAAAGTTGTTGGAGGCAATGCGACGGCACTCACCTCAACTGGCAATGCTAGAGAAACTGAAACGACACTTTATCTTGTAGCTAATCTAGTCATCACATAACACGGTAGCAAAAacgcaaaaaaaataatttcagaGTTACCTGCAAAATTCCCATCCATCGTATTTTTTCAATATCTACACCATAGGTTAAACCAGTTATTCCATGCAAGTAACCCCCTGAAACGAAACAAATGTGGAATCAGTAACTTTCCAACAAGTTTAGATATCTCATACAAGAAAATGATATACTATGAACAAAATCAGAAGACAACAGTAGTGTTAGAATCTCATAAATATTCTAGGACACCTGGAATTATGTTTTGATTCTCTTATTGTTTCTTAGAATATGTACACTTAGCTATTTAAACCCCAATGGCTTGAAGGTACAAAAAAACCGAGGTTCTCTCAATTCTCTAACTTTGGAACATGATATCAGAGCTAGTGTAAAATTTAATCTTCTGTGCAAGTACCAGCAGAGAAGAAACTCCTGTCACTGTGCATCATTCCAGTGACTGTGCAACAATTAGTGAGAATTTGCAGGCGTTGAGCCTCAACCAACACCACCACTGGGTTTGGAACCCTTCGGCAAACCAACCTCAGAAAACCCATCATCATCAGACTCTTCACGTGTTTTCACACGCCGGGAAGAAGTCTGATTTTTCTAGGTTACTAGAGGGCACAAAGGGGATATCGATGCTGTTCACCTGATCTTCACTCTTCAGCAGTGCCTTATGTTTGTTGATGTTACTTCCTTTGAAACCCAGCCACACTTCACAAATCCAGGTTATCACTAAGACATTTCTGAGGTTGTTACTAGTTCCATCTTTTGGAGATTCAATCACTATCTTCCTTTCATCACCTACAACTCCAATTCCCTTACCTATACCTCCAGTTCCATCACGTACAACTCCAGTTCAACTTCTCAACCTTCTACAACTCCACCACTCTTGATTGATCATTGCCTTCAACATCCAACATCACGTACAGATGATTCATGTCTTATACTGAATCCTTCGCCTACTAGGGATCTGTTTTTCCCAAGTCTACCGATTGCATTCCGAAAAGGTATTCAATCCACTTGTAATCCCAATCCCCACTATATTTGTTTGAGCTATCATCGTTTATTATCACTTCATTATGCCTTTGTGTGATCTTTGTCCTCTATATCTATCCCGAAGTCCATAGGTGAAGCACTATGTCATCCTGAATGGCGATAAGCTATGAACGATGAGATGTATTCTTTACATGCTAGTGGTACTTGGAAGCTTGTTCCTCTACCTCCAGATAAATCTATTGTTAGTTGTGGTGATTATATGCAGTCTAAGTTGATTCAGATGGTCAAATTGATCGACTTAAAGCCCGCTTTGTTGTCAAAGGTTATACTCAGATATTTGGATTTGGTTATAGTGATACTTTCTCTCCCGTGGCTAAAACAACATCCTTTGTCTTCGTATATCCATGATTGTTGTAAGTCATTGGCCTCTTTATCAGCTAGACACTAAGAATGCCTTTATCCATCATGATATTGCTCAGGAGGAGTCTAGTGGTCTTGTACGCCGGTTGTGTCGGTCCTAATATGGTTTGAAATGGTCTGCTCGAGCTCAGTTTGGTAAATTCAGCATGGTCATTCAGAAGGTTGATAAGCTTCACAGGAGGCTTATCATTTTGTATTCTATCAGCATACTTCTCATAATTTGTGCTTTTATTTGATCGTTTATGTTGATGGTATAGTCATCATCGGAAGTGACGATGATGGTATAATTAAATTGTATCAACATCTCTTTCTACATTTCCAGAAGAAGGACCTAGGCTTATTGAGGTATTCTCTAGGCATTGAGGTCGCACAATCCAAATTAGGAATTGTCATCTCATAGTGTAAGTATGCCCTAGATATTCTTTATGAGACAAGTATGACAAGTTGTAGACTCATTAACACTCCTATCGACTCGTTTAATAGACAAATATGAAAGATTATAGACCCATTGACACTCTTATTGACCTGAATATTAAACTTCTACCACGACAAGAAAAGCCCTTTAATGATCCTGGAAAATGTAGGTGGCTAGTTGGTAAGTTGAACTATCTCACAGTGACTTGACTTGACATTGCCTTTCTTGCCAGTGTTG
Proteins encoded in this window:
- the LOC129876428 gene encoding uncharacterized protein LOC129876428 isoform X1, which encodes MAENEPLLGSNNGGELVPAERENEATQRKTITPSSRVVSLDVFRGLCVFLMMLVDYAGSVFPSIAHSPWNGVRLADFVMPFFLFVVGVSVAIVNKIVLDRTGATLKVVIRTLKLFILGIFLQGGYLHGITGLTYGVDIEKIRWMGILQRIAVGYIIAALCEIWLPCQEMKRVALFRNYIWQWCIMFLLSAIHCGLLYGLYVPDWQFSVSQSTGSTIYEQVKCSVSGDLGPACNSAGMIDRYILGIDHLYAKPVYRNMKECNGSNSDGVTESMPPWCHASFDPEGIVSSLTAAATSIIGLQYGHILVQFQDHKGRLYSWSILSLSLLAVGLFLDFVGMPLNKSLYTISYMLVTSAVSGITFCLLYLLVDIYGWRRLMFVLEWMGKHSLSIFILITSNIAVILIQGFYWRDPHNNIVRWVVTQFVHK
- the LOC129876428 gene encoding uncharacterized protein LOC129876428 isoform X2; translation: MAENEPLLGSNNGGELVPAERENEATQRKTITPSSRVVSLDVFRGLCVFLMMLVDYAGSVFPSIAHSPWNGVRLADFVMPFFLFVVGVSVAIVNKIVLDRTGATLKVVIRTLKLFILGIFLQGGYLHGITGLTYGVDIEKIRWMGILQRIAVGYIIAALCEIWLPCQEMKRVALFRNYIWQWCIMFLLSAIHCGLLYGLYVPDWQFSVSQSTGSTIYEVKCSVSGDLGPACNSAGMIDRYILGIDHLYAKPVYRNMKECNGSNSDGVTESMPPWCHASFDPEGIVSSLTAAATSIIGLQYGHILVQFQDHKGRLYSWSILSLSLLAVGLFLDFVGMPLNKSLYTISYMLVTSAVSGITFCLLYLLVDIYGWRRLMFVLEWMGKHSLSIFILITSNIAVILIQGFYWRDPHNNIVRWVVTQFVHK
- the LOC129876428 gene encoding uncharacterized protein LOC129876428 isoform X3, giving the protein MLLMMLVDYAGSVFPSIAHSPWNGVRLADFVMPFFLFVVGVSVAIVNKIVLDRTGATLKVVIRTLKLFILGIFLQGGYLHGITGLTYGVDIEKIRWMGILQRIAVGYIIAALCEIWLPCQEMKRVALFRNYIWQWCIMFLLSAIHCGLLYGLYVPDWQFSVSQSTGSTIYEQVKCSVSGDLGPACNSAGMIDRYILGIDHLYAKPVYRNMKECNGSNSDGVTESMPPWCHASFDPEGIVSSLTAAATSIIGLQYGHILVQFQDHKGRLYSWSILSLSLLAVGLFLDFVGMPLNKSLYTISYMLVTSAVSGITFCLLYLLVDIYGWRRLMFVLEWMGKHSLSIFILITSNIAVILIQGFYWRDPHNNIVRWVVTQFVHK
- the LOC129876428 gene encoding uncharacterized protein LOC129876428 isoform X4 encodes the protein MMLVDYAGSVFPSIAHSPWNGVRLADFVMPFFLFVVGVSVAIVNKIVLDRTGATLKVVIRTLKLFILGIFLQGGYLHGITGLTYGVDIEKIRWMGILQRIAVGYIIAALCEIWLPCQEMKRVALFRNYIWQWCIMFLLSAIHCGLLYGLYVPDWQFSVSQSTGSTIYEQVKCSVSGDLGPACNSAGMIDRYILGIDHLYAKPVYRNMKECNGSNSDGVTESMPPWCHASFDPEGIVSSLTAAATSIIGLQYGHILVQFQDHKGRLYSWSILSLSLLAVGLFLDFVGMPLNKSLYTISYMLVTSAVSGITFCLLYLLVDIYGWRRLMFVLEWMGKHSLSIFILITSNIAVILIQGFYWRDPHNNIVRWVVTQFVHK